The sequence ATGTCCACGCTAATGATTAATAATAGATAAGAAAAGAGCTCTCAGATTGTTATGCCTGGGAGCTCTTATTTTGCATAAAAAATTGAATGTACATGAGACACATGCATAATAAAATGTAATAGTTAATAATAGGATATAAGTATTTAACATGAAACTCATTTCCGCTTAAAATAAATCTAATCTAAAACGTAGGTGGTTTATTTTAATGAGAAAAATTTCAAAATTAATAATTTTTACAATGGTGCTGGTATTTTTAGTCGGTTGCGGACAGAAAAAACAAACTTCGCAAACTAGCACTTCAAACAATCGTGTCAGTCAAGTAACAACTTCAGAAAAAAACGAACGGACCAAAATAACAGTCAATATTAATGGAACCAAGTTAAAAGCACATTTGAATAACTCTAGTGCTGCGAAAGCTTTTGCCAAGGAATTGCCAACAAATTTAAAGTTTAGAGATTTCATGGATATGCCAGAAAAAGTTGCTGACTTGAATCATTCTTTAATAACTAAAGGGATGCCCAAAGGTCATAAAGGAACTAAAGGTGCCATTGGCTATTGGTCACCACAACAACGAATCGTCTTTTACTATGGTACAGAAGATTATTATGAAGGAATTCATATTATCGGATCTTTTGATTCAGACAATTATAAAGACGTCGTAAAGAATATGGGGAATGATGTTAATGTCACAATTTCGAAAGACTAATTTAAATATTTACTCCAAGAACTAGACATTGTTTTAAGAACAGATGCAACTTGTTTTTGGTTAGTCTTCAAATAAGCAGCGTAAAAATCCATCTTACTAGATTCATCGCTGATAGGAACGTTGATTTGGTCGTGATCGGAGAAATTGTCATCAGGATTAATTTTAGAAATATTAGTTGTGAAGTAAGGAAAATCAGAATATTTAGTAATTTCAGAAAAGGCTTCACGTTGTTCTTGATAAAGAAATTTGGCATCAGGAATTTTACCTTCAGCAACTTTTTTCCAAACGCCAATATCTGATAGGACGATAAAACTCAGACCTTTCAAATCATTAAATGAAACTGACTTTTTATTGGCTAAGAGTGTGAATTGGTTGAGGTTGACGGATAAACGTTCAGTTCCGATATATAATGATTCAATTTTGTCGGTCATGAGTTCCTGATTAGTCAAAATGAATGAGTAATCGTGATTCAAAAGCTTTCCAGAAACATCTTTTGTATCCATTAGCTTGTGGTCCAAGTCAAGATTGGTATCAGCTAGTTTGGATGATTGAATCTTTTCCAATAAAATCAAGGGACCTGGGGCAACCGAGCCAACTGTGATATTTTTGTGGTTGTAGTCATATTTCTTAACTGTTTCAATCAATTGATTGTTTTGGTCAATAACTTTTTGAGCTCCTTTAGCAGCCAATTCACCAGTTTTGGTCAGGGTAATCCGATTAGGTTGACGATCAAAGATTTGCACGCCAAATTCATCTTCTAGTTTTTGCATCCCTCGAGTAACTGTCGGTTGTGTCACCAATAAGTGTTGAGCCGTGGCGGCTAGAGTGCCGTATTTTTTAAATGCAACGAGTTCTTCTAATAAGTAGTTTTCTATCATTTTGCACCTCACAGTATACATTGAACGTATGGTAGCATATCAAACAAGTAATTTTCAAATGATAACCATGATTATAAAATGTAGTCATCAGATAAAAGAAGAGGTAGTAAAAATGCAAAACGTTAAATTAAATAATGGAATGGAAATGCCCCAATTAGGTTTTGGAGTTTTTCAAATAACAGACTTGGAACAATGTAAACAAGCAGTCTTAACAGCTATCAAAAATGGATACCGTTTGATCGATACGGCTGCAGCCTATCAAAATGAAACTGCCGTTGGTGAAGCTATCAAAGAATCAGGCGTTAGTCGTGAAGATTTATTTATCACTTCTAAGTTGTGGGTTTCAGACTTCACTTATGACCGTGCCAAAAAAGGTATCGATACTTCTTTGAAAAATCTCGGCTTAGATTACCTTGATATGTATTTATTACACCAACCATACGGTGATACTGTCGGTGCATGGAGAGCTTTGGAAGAGGCCCAAAAAGAAGGTAAAATTCGTGCTATCGGAGTTTCAAACTTCTACGCCGATCAATTGAAGGATTTGGAACTAACAACTAACATCAAACCAGTTGTTAACCAAATTGAAGTTAACCCTTGGTATCAACAACCTTCAGAAGTAGATTTTGCCAACAGAGAAGATATTCGTGTCGAAGCTTGGGCACCATTCGCTGAAGGAAAACATGATATTTTTACTAACGAAACGATTGCTAAAATTGCTAAGAAATACACTAAGACTAACGGCCAGGTAATCCTTAGATGGCTCTTGCAACGCGGTATCGTGGTTATTCCTAAGTCAGTTCACGAGGATAGAATTAAAGAAAACATCGATGTCTTTGATTTTGAATTGAGCGCTGATGATATGAAAGTTATGAGCAGCTTGGATAAGAATGAAAGTCAATTCTTTGACCACCGTGATCCAGTTACGATTGAACAAATCTTTGGTTCAAGTTTAGCTAAATTGAAGTAATTAAAAATCCTGCTAGAAATTAATCTAGTAGGATTTTTTGTGTATGTATTTCTAATTTAATTTTCCGTTGATAAATTGTGCTTCACCATTACCAAAGCTCCAGTCTTCTTTAGTATTAGGCGTGATATTTATCATTATGTCTTCTGGTGAAATACCAGTTTTTTCATGTAGTTCTTTAACTAATTTGCAGTAAAGGTTTTCCTTGTC comes from Companilactobacillus pabuli and encodes:
- a CDS encoding cyclophilin-like fold protein, which produces MRKISKLIIFTMVLVFLVGCGQKKQTSQTSTSNNRVSQVTTSEKNERTKITVNINGTKLKAHLNNSSAAKAFAKELPTNLKFRDFMDMPEKVADLNHSLITKGMPKGHKGTKGAIGYWSPQQRIVFYYGTEDYYEGIHIIGSFDSDNYKDVVKNMGNDVNVTISKD
- a CDS encoding LysR family transcriptional regulator, coding for MIENYLLEELVAFKKYGTLAATAQHLLVTQPTVTRGMQKLEDEFGVQIFDRQPNRITLTKTGELAAKGAQKVIDQNNQLIETVKKYDYNHKNITVGSVAPGPLILLEKIQSSKLADTNLDLDHKLMDTKDVSGKLLNHDYSFILTNQELMTDKIESLYIGTERLSVNLNQFTLLANKKSVSFNDLKGLSFIVLSDIGVWKKVAEGKIPDAKFLYQEQREAFSEITKYSDFPYFTTNISKINPDDNFSDHDQINVPISDESSKMDFYAAYLKTNQKQVASVLKTMSSSWSKYLN
- a CDS encoding aldo/keto reductase, translated to MQNVKLNNGMEMPQLGFGVFQITDLEQCKQAVLTAIKNGYRLIDTAAAYQNETAVGEAIKESGVSREDLFITSKLWVSDFTYDRAKKGIDTSLKNLGLDYLDMYLLHQPYGDTVGAWRALEEAQKEGKIRAIGVSNFYADQLKDLELTTNIKPVVNQIEVNPWYQQPSEVDFANREDIRVEAWAPFAEGKHDIFTNETIAKIAKKYTKTNGQVILRWLLQRGIVVIPKSVHEDRIKENIDVFDFELSADDMKVMSSLDKNESQFFDHRDPVTIEQIFGSSLAKLK
- a CDS encoding tautomerase family protein, with the translated sequence MIIEDVDLGFTRTKDFLMFSLTSSPRELADKENLYCKLVKELHEKTGISPEDIMINITPNTKEDWSFGNGEAQFINGKLN